The Shewanella sp. NFH-SH190041 genome has a window encoding:
- a CDS encoding LTA synthase family protein has protein sequence MTVASRPNTEVSTGLRAILWFGVIALIVLLLSRTGLAIWQFERVQAADNWSHLLLQGLRIDIATLCWLWGIAALGTVLFAGHHWLGRVWRIVLRGYLIAGLWLLVMLEVTTPSFIEEFGFRPNRLYVEYLIYPKEVIAMLWNGRPHEIILALLLGLITLWLGWRLAARLLPIDTDGSTYAAAYTQSRPAEPGWLLRLLLALLIIALTLIGARSTLGHRPLNPAMVAFSTDPLVNSLTVNSAYSLVFAIKQMGGEADAGRIYGHMDEADIIEVVRRESGRETFTSSEQPTRSFNPASYQGKPKNLVIILQESLGTRFVGSLGGLPLTPNIDRLSTQGWYFDQLYATGTRSVRGIEAIITGFTPTPARSVVKLGKSQSGFFTIADLLARQGYYTQFIYGGESHFDNLRSFFLGNGFQHIIEEQDYENPVFHGSWGVSDEDLMRRAHKEFEVLNQQEQPFFSLVFSSSNHDPFEFPDGRIELYEQPKQTRNNAAKYADYAVGEFFRLAQQADYWDDTVFLVVADHDSRVGGADLVPISRFRIPGLILGKDIAPWRDPRLVSQIDLAPTLLSLIGVAAEHPMIGRDLSSVPDSWPGRAMMQYDKNFAYMRGRDVVVLQPEKAPTGFVLNDAGRLEPSEQSRELKQTAQGVALWGSMAYQQGLYH, from the coding sequence ATGACAGTGGCATCACGGCCAAACACCGAGGTCAGTACCGGGCTGCGGGCAATTTTATGGTTTGGCGTTATCGCGTTGATTGTGTTGTTGCTTAGCCGTACAGGGCTAGCAATATGGCAGTTTGAACGGGTGCAGGCAGCGGATAATTGGAGTCACCTACTGCTACAGGGGTTACGGATTGATATTGCCACACTGTGCTGGTTGTGGGGGATTGCAGCGTTGGGAACAGTGCTATTCGCCGGTCACCATTGGTTGGGGCGTGTTTGGCGGATTGTGTTGCGTGGGTATTTAATCGCTGGGCTGTGGCTGCTGGTGATGTTAGAGGTGACTACGCCATCATTTATTGAAGAGTTTGGTTTTCGCCCTAATCGCCTCTATGTGGAATATCTGATTTATCCCAAAGAGGTGATCGCCATGTTGTGGAATGGTCGCCCCCATGAAATTATTTTGGCGCTGCTATTAGGATTGATAACGCTGTGGTTGGGCTGGCGACTGGCGGCGAGATTGTTGCCAATCGATACCGATGGCAGCACTTATGCTGCCGCTTATACTCAAAGTCGCCCTGCTGAACCGGGTTGGTTGTTGCGATTGCTATTGGCTTTGCTGATTATTGCCCTGACTCTGATTGGCGCTCGTTCCACCTTGGGGCACAGACCGCTAAATCCAGCGATGGTGGCATTTTCAACCGATCCCTTAGTCAATTCTCTAACCGTTAATTCAGCCTATTCCTTAGTGTTTGCCATTAAACAAATGGGGGGAGAAGCCGATGCCGGCCGAATTTATGGCCATATGGATGAAGCAGACATTATTGAGGTTGTGCGGCGGGAAAGCGGCCGGGAGACGTTTACCTCCTCCGAGCAGCCGACCCGGTCATTTAACCCTGCCAGTTACCAGGGCAAGCCGAAAAATTTGGTGATTATTCTGCAAGAAAGTTTAGGCACCCGTTTTGTTGGCAGCTTAGGGGGATTGCCGCTGACACCGAATATAGATCGATTATCAACCCAAGGTTGGTACTTTGATCAGCTCTATGCCACAGGAACCCGCTCTGTTCGCGGGATTGAAGCGATTATTACCGGTTTTACCCCCACGCCTGCGCGCTCTGTGGTGAAGTTGGGGAAGAGTCAGAGTGGTTTTTTTACCATTGCGGATTTGCTCGCGAGGCAGGGGTATTACACCCAGTTTATTTATGGTGGTGAGAGCCATTTTGACAATCTGCGCAGCTTTTTCCTCGGTAATGGTTTTCAGCACATTATTGAGGAGCAGGATTATGAAAATCCTGTATTTCATGGCTCATGGGGGGTGTCAGATGAAGATCTGATGCGCCGTGCCCATAAGGAGTTTGAGGTGCTTAACCAGCAGGAACAGCCGTTTTTTAGTTTGGTATTTAGCTCCAGTAATCACGATCCCTTTGAGTTTCCCGATGGCCGAATCGAATTGTATGAGCAGCCCAAGCAGACCCGAAATAATGCTGCCAAATATGCTGATTATGCGGTGGGGGAGTTTTTTCGTTTAGCCCAACAGGCAGATTATTGGGATGACACAGTATTTTTAGTGGTGGCGGATCATGACAGCCGAGTTGGTGGGGCGGATTTAGTGCCCATTTCCCGTTTTCGCATCCCCGGGTTAATTCTTGGCAAAGATATTGCCCCTTGGCGAGATCCTCGCTTGGTAAGCCAAATTGATTTGGCGCCAACTTTACTGTCTTTAATTGGTGTGGCGGCCGAGCATCCTATGATTGGGCGGGATCTGTCTTCGGTGCCGGATTCCTGGCCGGGGCGGGCCATGATGCAGTACGACAAAAATTTTGCCTATATGCGCGGCCGGGATGTCGTGGTGTTACAGCCAGAAAAAGCGCCAACAGGATTTGTGCTGAATGACGCTGGTCGGCTTGAACCCAGTGAGCAGTCCCGCGAGCTTAAGCAAACAGCTCAAGGGGTGGCATTGTGGGGCAGTATGGCGTATCAGCAGGGGCTATATCACTGA
- a CDS encoding IS5 family transposase: MPRTILTDIRWELLLQIMKSTGRIYNKSEHRMTFEGILFRMRTGIPWRDLPPGFGEWSSVYRRFNLWSKKGILNHLFSQLAKMADFEWVFLDGSIIRAHQHSTGAATNFSEQIGKSRGGNTTKIHLAVDSGGLPICFDLSEGQRNDIVLAESLVEQLGEIDTIVCDKGYDSESFRVFVQRKGGKTVIARRNYGQDIGKDTMDWCLYRYRHLVENAFARIKHYRAISSRYDKLERNYASMVSLAFMLMWLPMYC, encoded by the coding sequence ATGCCGAGAACAATATTAACTGACATAAGATGGGAACTGCTACTACAGATAATGAAAAGTACTGGTCGTATCTACAATAAATCTGAACATAGAATGACCTTTGAAGGGATACTTTTCCGTATGAGAACGGGGATCCCTTGGCGAGATTTACCTCCGGGATTTGGTGAATGGAGCTCAGTATATAGACGATTTAACCTTTGGTCTAAAAAAGGTATTTTAAATCATCTTTTCAGTCAGTTAGCAAAAATGGCAGACTTCGAATGGGTGTTCCTCGATGGCTCAATTATTCGTGCACATCAGCACAGCACAGGCGCTGCTACAAATTTCTCTGAGCAAATAGGTAAAAGCAGAGGTGGGAATACAACAAAAATCCACTTAGCTGTCGATAGCGGAGGTTTGCCCATTTGTTTTGATTTATCAGAAGGTCAGCGAAATGACATTGTTCTTGCAGAAAGTCTCGTAGAACAACTGGGGGAGATAGATACTATTGTATGCGATAAAGGATATGACAGTGAATCTTTCCGCGTTTTTGTTCAACGCAAAGGAGGAAAAACTGTGATAGCTAGGCGTAATTACGGGCAAGATATTGGTAAGGATACAATGGATTGGTGCTTATATAGGTATCGTCATTTGGTGGAAAATGCCTTTGCTAGGATTAAGCATTATCGTGCTATTTCAAGCCGTTATGATAAGTTGGAACGGAATTATGCCAGTATGGTATCGCTGGCATTCATGCTTATGTGGCTACCGATGTATTGCTGA
- the bioH gene encoding pimeloyl-ACP methyl ester esterase BioH yields MTTLHTEVHGQGQDLVMIHGWGVNSAAFSPLYELLTEYRVHYVDLPGFGLSQPEGNTLDDWVDLLMQQMPDRAIWAGWSLGGLVATQAALRYPERVSALITIASSPCFMQQDSWPGIAPKVLAQFSEQLCQDPAKTIERFLAIQAMGSATAKEDIRQIRTQVLARPLPDNQALALGLMMLQQVDLRSQLHAITQPWLRCWGRLDALVPNRVISQMPALPNSKDWTLAKASHAPFISHTQEFATGLKSWLANLLG; encoded by the coding sequence GTGACGACACTGCACACAGAGGTTCACGGGCAAGGACAGGATCTAGTGATGATCCATGGCTGGGGCGTTAATAGTGCCGCATTTTCTCCCCTGTATGAGCTACTGACTGAGTATAGAGTGCACTATGTGGATCTGCCCGGCTTTGGGCTAAGCCAACCCGAGGGAAACACACTGGACGACTGGGTTGATCTCCTGATGCAGCAAATGCCCGACCGAGCAATATGGGCCGGCTGGTCCTTAGGCGGACTGGTCGCAACCCAGGCGGCACTGCGTTACCCCGAGCGGGTCAGCGCACTGATTACCATCGCCTCATCGCCCTGTTTTATGCAACAAGACAGCTGGCCGGGAATTGCCCCTAAAGTCCTGGCTCAGTTCAGCGAGCAGCTTTGTCAGGATCCGGCTAAAACCATCGAACGCTTTTTAGCAATTCAGGCCATGGGCAGCGCTACCGCCAAAGAAGATATCCGCCAAATTCGCACCCAAGTTCTCGCCCGGCCACTACCCGATAATCAAGCGCTGGCACTGGGATTAATGATGCTGCAACAGGTGGACTTGCGCAGTCAGCTCCACGCGATTACTCAGCCTTGGCTCAGATGCTGGGGCCGACTTGATGCCTTAGTGCCTAACCGGGTGATCAGTCAAATGCCAGCATTACCGAACAGTAAAGACTGGACACTGGCAAAAGCCTCCCACGCTCCCTTTATCTCCCACACACAAGAGTTTGCTACCGGGCTGAAAAGTTGGCTGGCAAACCTGCTCGGTTAG
- a CDS encoding ComF family protein has protein sequence MLPLTPAHLLRQLQQWMALSLPNRCLLCHQHIAGDEQGICPACLQGCSYRTPVCLGCGREMAQLLRYCGRCMPMAPLTVVAPGSYHQGLGHWVAAIKYQRQLAGLRPITGALVQRIEMLTEVGLISRPQVLLPVPLHPDRLKQRGFNQAYLIAELLSIRLAIPLDTTLLQRCRATQPQAGLDGKARRRNLHQAFCLTGAVPWQRVALVDDVVTTGTTVKEIAALLQPYGVQVQVWCLARAEAPG, from the coding sequence ATGCTGCCTTTGACTCCGGCTCATCTGTTGCGCCAGTTGCAGCAATGGATGGCGCTTAGTTTACCCAACCGCTGTTTGCTGTGCCATCAGCATATTGCGGGTGATGAGCAAGGGATTTGTCCTGCTTGTTTGCAGGGCTGTAGCTACCGCACGCCTGTCTGTCTTGGTTGCGGCCGGGAGATGGCGCAATTGCTGCGCTATTGTGGCCGTTGCATGCCGATGGCGCCGCTTACGGTTGTGGCGCCAGGTAGTTATCACCAAGGGTTAGGGCACTGGGTGGCGGCGATAAAATATCAGCGTCAGTTAGCGGGTTTAAGGCCAATAACCGGTGCGCTGGTACAGCGCATTGAAATGTTAACTGAGGTTGGGCTGATTAGTCGTCCCCAAGTGTTGTTGCCGGTACCACTCCATCCCGACAGACTTAAACAGCGGGGCTTTAATCAGGCTTATTTGATTGCAGAGCTGTTATCGATCCGGTTGGCGATTCCGTTGGATACGACCTTACTCCAACGCTGTCGGGCCACGCAGCCCCAGGCCGGGCTTGATGGTAAAGCTCGGCGGCGTAATTTACATCAGGCATTTTGCCTTACTGGCGCTGTGCCTTGGCAACGGGTCGCCCTGGTGGACGATGTCGTGACAACCGGCACCACGGTTAAAGAGATAGCAGCATTATTGCAGCCATATGGGGTTCAGGTGCAGGTTTGGTGTCTCGCCCGGGCCGAAGCGCCGGGCTAA